A region from the Rhodamnia argentea isolate NSW1041297 chromosome 7, ASM2092103v1, whole genome shotgun sequence genome encodes:
- the LOC125315993 gene encoding beta-fructofuranosidase, insoluble isoenzyme 3-like, protein MSITWSGTYHTNKDRYVPDNTSANGWSGLRYDYGNFYASKTFFDPAKKWRIPWGWANEFDDANVDVVFLFSSLDGAEQFNSSWANVQDLCGQKGSGVPGIVGPFGLLTLASKRLEEFTPVFFRIFKAEDPNKYKVLMCSDARRIFKA, encoded by the exons ATGAGTATTACATGGTCGGGGACGTATCACACTAATAAAGATAGGTACGTGCCGGATAACACCTCGGCTAATGGGTGGAGTGGGCTAAGATACGACTACGGAAACTTCTATGCCTCCAAGACGTTCTTCGACCCGGCCAAGAAGTGGAGGATCCCGTGGGGTTGGGCCAATGAGTTCGATGAT GCTAATGTGGATGTAGTGTTCTTGTTCTCGAGCTTGGACGGGGCTGAGCAATTCAATTCGAGCTGGGCAAACGTGCAAGACCTTTGTGGTCAGAAGGGCTCGGGAGTTCCGGGCATAGTCGGGCCTTTCGGGCTCTTGACTCTAGCCTCTAAACGCCTAGAAGAGTTCACCCCTGTCTTCTTCAGGATCTTCAAAGCAGAAGATCCTAACAAATACAAAGTCCTCATGTGCTCTGATGCAAGAAG GATCTTCAAAGCGTAA